In Rhodospirillales bacterium, a genomic segment contains:
- a CDS encoding c-type cytochrome encodes MPSSLVNQRLTGDGAALALLLALLLVVLSAATAGAGDRLDAAAIYAEQCAECHGGDRLGGTGPALLPENLDRLRKDAAVNVVTNGRPATQMPAFGETLSPDEIGALVSLVYTPLPVPPEWTLADMRASHVLHTPLAALPDAPVHDADPLNLFTVVEAGDHHATILDGDRFEPLWRFPTRFALHGGAKYSPDGRFVYLASRDGWVSQHDLWGLVPVAEIRVGVNTRNIAVSADGRWIMAGNTLPHTLVILDAVGLAPVKVIPVVGDKRQTSRVSAVYTAPPRQSFIAALKDIPEIWEIPYRDDPEPVPQGFVHSYEAGMTEGTFDTGPFPVRRIVLKDTLDDFFFDPEYRNLIGAARNANNGQVVNLIVGRKIAVIPLDGMPHLGSGITFDYRGAPVLATPHLDQAAVSVIDMSTWTKLKEIETLGPGFFMRSHDNSPYAWVDVFFGPHRDAIHVIDKRTLEIVKTLRPAPGKTAAHVEFTRDGRYALVSIWEDDGAIVVYDAATFEVVKRIPMRKPVGKYNVWNKITYERGTSH; translated from the coding sequence ATGCCGTCCTCGCTCGTTAACCAGCGGCTCACGGGCGACGGAGCGGCACTCGCCCTTCTTCTGGCGCTGCTCTTGGTTGTCCTGTCGGCAGCAACCGCAGGCGCTGGAGATCGTCTCGACGCGGCGGCGATCTACGCCGAACAGTGCGCCGAATGCCATGGCGGCGACCGGCTCGGCGGCACCGGCCCGGCGCTGCTGCCGGAGAATCTCGACCGGCTGCGGAAGGACGCAGCGGTCAATGTGGTCACCAACGGGCGGCCGGCGACGCAGATGCCGGCGTTCGGCGAGACCCTGAGCCCGGACGAGATCGGAGCGTTGGTGAGCCTGGTCTACACCCCCCTCCCCGTCCCGCCCGAGTGGACCCTGGCGGACATGCGGGCGAGCCATGTTCTCCACACCCCTCTCGCCGCACTGCCCGACGCACCGGTCCATGATGCTGACCCGCTGAACCTGTTCACCGTGGTCGAGGCCGGCGACCACCACGCCACCATCCTCGACGGCGACCGCTTCGAGCCGCTCTGGCGGTTCCCGACCCGCTTCGCGCTGCACGGCGGCGCCAAGTATTCTCCCGACGGCCGCTTCGTTTACCTCGCCTCGCGGGACGGATGGGTCAGTCAGCATGACCTCTGGGGTCTGGTGCCGGTCGCCGAGATCCGCGTCGGCGTGAACACCCGCAACATCGCCGTCTCCGCCGACGGCCGCTGGATCATGGCCGGCAACACCCTCCCCCACACCCTGGTGATCCTGGACGCCGTGGGCCTGGCGCCGGTCAAGGTCATCCCGGTCGTGGGCGACAAGAGGCAGACGTCGCGGGTCAGCGCCGTCTACACCGCACCGCCGCGGCAGAGCTTCATCGCGGCGCTCAAGGACATCCCGGAAATCTGGGAAATCCCCTACCGTGACGATCCGGAACCTGTGCCGCAGGGTTTCGTCCACAGCTACGAGGCGGGGATGACGGAAGGCACGTTCGACACCGGTCCGTTTCCGGTGCGACGCATCGTGCTCAAGGATACCTTGGACGACTTCTTTTTCGACCCCGAGTACCGCAATCTCATCGGCGCCGCCCGCAACGCCAACAACGGCCAAGTGGTGAACCTGATCGTCGGCCGCAAGATCGCCGTCATCCCGCTCGACGGCATGCCCCACCTCGGCTCCGGCATCACCTTCGACTACCGGGGCGCACCGGTGCTCGCCACGCCGCACCTCGATCAGGCCGCGGTCAGTGTCATCGACATGTCCACCTGGACCAAGCTCAAGGAGATAGAGACGCTCGGCCCCGGGTTTTTCATGCGGAGCCACGACAACTCGCCGTACGCCTGGGTCGACGTGTTCTTCGGCCCGCACCGGGACGCGATCCACGTGATCGACAAGCGCACTCTTGAGATCGTCAAGACCCTGCGTCCGGCGCCCGGCAAGACCGCGGCGCACGTGGAGTTCACCCGCGACGGCCGGTACGCGCTGGTCAGCATCTGGGAGGACGACGGCGCCATCGTCGTCTACGATGCCGCGACGTTCGAAGTCGTAAAGCGCATCCCGATGCGGAAGCCGGTCGGGAAATACAACGTCTGGAACAAGATCACCTATGAGCGCGGCACCAGCCATTAG
- a CDS encoding histidine phosphatase family protein → MVTTRVFFVRHGATVLSAEDRFAGSSDVALSDEGRRQAGGLAARLAGESLNAVYTSPMQRTVETASIVAAPHDLPPQAEDGLREIDHGHWEGMHRSEVEARFPEEYAAWEQDPFTFAPRGGESGLHVLARSLPVIREIVVRHAGETVLVISHKATIRLLISTLLGFDARGYRDRLDQHPCCLNIIDFKDPVRARLMLFNDVSHYEDVPERILGHHLSKWWDPPAEG, encoded by the coding sequence ATGGTCACCACCCGCGTGTTTTTCGTTCGCCACGGGGCCACCGTGCTGTCGGCCGAAGACCGGTTTGCAGGGTCCAGCGATGTCGCGTTATCCGACGAAGGGCGCCGGCAGGCGGGTGGCCTCGCCGCGCGTCTCGCTGGTGAGAGCCTGAACGCTGTGTACACCAGCCCCATGCAGCGCACGGTCGAAACTGCATCCATCGTCGCCGCGCCGCACGACTTGCCGCCGCAAGCCGAAGATGGGCTTCGCGAGATCGACCATGGGCACTGGGAGGGGATGCACCGCTCCGAAGTGGAAGCCCGGTTCCCGGAAGAGTACGCCGCGTGGGAACAGGACCCCTTCACCTTCGCACCGCGCGGCGGCGAGTCGGGACTGCACGTGTTGGCCCGGTCGCTGCCCGTGATCAGGGAGATCGTCGTGCGGCACGCGGGGGAGACGGTGCTGGTGATCTCCCACAAGGCGACCATCCGTCTGCTCATTTCGACCCTGCTCGGCTTCGATGCCCGCGGCTACCGCGACCGCCTCGACCAGCACCCCTGCTGTCTCAACATCATTGATTTCAAGGACCCGGTGCGCGCCAGGCTGATGCTGTTCAACGACGTTTCGCACTACGAGGATGTGCCCGAGCGCATCCTCGGTCACCACCTGTCGAAATGGTGGGACCCGCCCGCCGAGGGCTGA
- a CDS encoding lipopolysaccharide biosynthesis protein: MLLRNTILFVLGQGLPALIAFASLSLYTRLVDPAVYGAYAVAFSAAMMGAAALFGWMRAGILRFTSGVGRSRQLMFATALYGYAGLAAAVLVLGVAYDICIGRPLYGFPATLLALCLAALGGSEIALTFVRTSLRGGRNLWINLVRAIVQVAVSLTLLLYAGWQGIALLTGVIVAQALCMALVLTCHWREICLGRWSPVGAARLWRFGWPTCIKSIAGFIETMLDRFLLIAMVDAAAAGVYAVGYDLMSRSLFLLSGAVSMAGLPLVVRAIERGGLHAGRASMSRYCTLLLGLMLPAVCGLWLLRQNIGAVLVGEQYRTGLIEILGLIVLAALLGEMRSYYTDFAFEAARQPKKQLPVPLIGVVATVGFNLLLIPLLGIMGAAIAAVLSRTLSLVASVVLVRRIFPLPFPAVSAAKVAASCVVMCLTLWPTLPYLGWHFLIAQVLLGAGAYGACVYALNIDGARRRLHAVAARHLARLPRLRRMGSIG; the protein is encoded by the coding sequence ATGTTGCTTCGCAATACGATCCTGTTCGTGCTGGGCCAAGGCTTGCCGGCGCTGATCGCGTTCGCGAGCCTCAGCCTCTATACCCGGTTGGTCGATCCCGCCGTTTACGGCGCCTACGCGGTGGCGTTCTCTGCCGCCATGATGGGCGCCGCCGCCCTGTTCGGTTGGATGCGGGCCGGCATTCTGCGCTTCACGTCGGGGGTGGGGCGCTCGCGTCAACTCATGTTCGCAACGGCTCTCTATGGCTACGCCGGACTGGCGGCGGCGGTTCTTGTGCTGGGTGTTGCTTACGACATCTGCATCGGGCGGCCCTTGTACGGGTTCCCGGCAACGCTGCTGGCCCTGTGTCTGGCTGCTCTCGGCGGATCCGAGATCGCGCTGACGTTCGTGCGGACCAGCCTCCGCGGGGGACGCAATCTGTGGATCAACCTGGTGCGGGCCATCGTTCAGGTGGCAGTGTCCCTGACTCTGCTGCTCTACGCCGGATGGCAGGGGATCGCGCTGTTGACCGGGGTGATCGTCGCCCAGGCTCTGTGCATGGCGTTGGTGCTCACGTGTCACTGGCGGGAAATCTGCTTGGGCCGCTGGTCGCCCGTCGGGGCTGCGCGCCTCTGGCGGTTCGGCTGGCCGACCTGCATCAAGTCCATCGCCGGCTTCATCGAGACCATGCTCGACCGCTTTCTGCTCATCGCGATGGTCGATGCGGCTGCCGCCGGCGTCTACGCGGTCGGCTACGACCTGATGTCGCGAAGCCTTTTTCTGCTGTCCGGCGCCGTCAGCATGGCGGGCCTGCCGCTGGTGGTGCGCGCGATCGAACGGGGCGGACTGCATGCCGGCCGCGCCTCGATGTCGCGCTATTGCACCCTACTGCTCGGCTTGATGTTGCCCGCGGTGTGCGGGCTATGGCTTCTGCGCCAGAACATCGGCGCCGTCCTGGTCGGTGAACAGTATCGCACCGGCCTCATCGAAATTTTGGGCCTGATCGTGCTCGCCGCGTTGCTCGGCGAAATGCGCAGCTATTACACGGATTTCGCGTTCGAGGCGGCACGACAGCCGAAAAAGCAGCTTCCCGTGCCGTTGATCGGCGTGGTCGCCACCGTCGGCTTCAACCTGCTCCTCATTCCGCTGTTGGGCATCATGGGCGCGGCCATCGCCGCGGTGCTGTCCCGCACGCTGTCGCTGGTCGCGTCGGTGGTGTTGGTGCGGCGCATCTTTCCGCTGCCGTTTCCAGCAGTCAGTGCCGCGAAAGTCGCGGCCTCCTGCGTCGTCATGTGCCTGACACTGTGGCCGACGCTTCCGTACCTCGGCTGGCACTTCCTGATCGCTCAAGTGTTGCTCGGCGCGGGCGCCTACGGGGCGTGCGTCTACGCCCTCAACATCGACGGCGCTCGGCGACGTCTGCATGCCGTGGCGGCGCGCCATCTGGCGCGACTGCCGCGCCTGCGCCGGATGGGCAGCATCGGTTGA
- a CDS encoding GNAT family N-acetyltransferase, protein MTVEIIEDARALAPLRVDWNALAGPLAAPMVTYDWIQACASASEEAARLAIVVVRDGATVRGVAPLAIGRRNGIPTLEFVGEPVCHVNEPCDFLYADDDAFIALMTAVAAIGLPLRLDRLPINSPTVSLLTRCRGYLATPPKVTRAPFLPVAGSWDQFVAAWPKSRRRSVKRALRAAQDHGPVACEIVAPTPETAEAHIRDFLRIEGSGWKGRAGTAACLNPHSERFWRSYCLALAADGALRVSTLRIGSVAVAVQLGAEVARRYWALKIGHDEHYEDASPGFLLTHETLRDTFARGLTGYEFMGEDMPWKQRWTERTHEFASVRLYPASLTGIAGLGANAVCYTVTRAGRFARRYARRRA, encoded by the coding sequence ATGACCGTCGAGATCATTGAAGACGCTCGCGCTCTCGCGCCTTTGCGCGTTGATTGGAACGCGCTGGCGGGGCCGCTCGCAGCGCCGATGGTCACATACGACTGGATCCAAGCCTGTGCGTCGGCCAGCGAAGAGGCGGCGCGGCTCGCGATCGTGGTGGTGCGCGACGGCGCCACGGTGCGCGGCGTTGCGCCGTTGGCGATCGGCCGGCGGAACGGCATTCCGACGCTGGAGTTCGTCGGCGAACCCGTCTGCCACGTCAACGAGCCGTGCGACTTCCTCTATGCCGATGACGACGCGTTCATCGCCCTGATGACAGCGGTGGCCGCCATCGGACTCCCGCTTCGGCTCGACAGACTCCCGATCAACTCCCCGACCGTATCGTTGCTGACGCGATGCCGCGGTTATCTCGCGACGCCGCCTAAGGTCACGCGCGCGCCGTTCCTTCCGGTCGCCGGCAGCTGGGATCAATTCGTCGCAGCCTGGCCCAAGAGCCGCCGGCGCAGCGTCAAGCGGGCGCTTCGCGCCGCACAGGACCACGGGCCGGTCGCCTGCGAGATCGTGGCGCCGACGCCGGAAACAGCCGAAGCGCACATCCGCGACTTCCTGCGCATCGAGGGATCCGGATGGAAGGGGCGCGCTGGGACGGCCGCATGTTTGAACCCGCACAGCGAACGATTTTGGCGCTCCTATTGTTTGGCGCTGGCTGCCGACGGTGCGTTGCGGGTCTCGACGTTGCGGATCGGGAGCGTCGCTGTCGCCGTCCAGCTGGGCGCCGAAGTCGCTCGTCGCTACTGGGCGCTGAAGATCGGTCATGACGAGCACTACGAGGACGCGTCGCCGGGTTTCCTCCTCACCCATGAAACCCTTCGCGACACCTTTGCGCGCGGCTTGACCGGTTACGAATTCATGGGCGAGGACATGCCGTGGAAACAGCGCTGGACCGAGCGCACCCACGAGTTCGCGTCCGTTCGGCTTTATCCCGCTTCCTTGACCGGCATCGCCGGCCTCGGCGCCAACGCCGTCTGCTACACCGTGACCAGGGCCGGCCGCTTCGCCCGCCGCTACGCCCGACGCAGAGCCTGA
- a CDS encoding glycosyltransferase: MLNKRYAARRKAAAVADADRTVLLFFELTEVDKWIRGDRLIRRVIKDRYRRLTGRRRVLGVQRAFLQLVAALERAGYHVQINDRRSALDHPRHPIGLCGWPHVLHCWDLPNPAILGPGLFDHPGQAPKLMEDPRYSRYMVNSPWTFDLFRPYYGDTLFQWFAGVDTEAWPDTRDHPKSIDVLIYAKFLWDPPAMRRTMLAPVVDALERRGMTWQVLHYGSHNHEQYRDLLNRARALIFLCEHETQGIAVQEAMSCGLPVLAWDAGWWLDPVRLNYGPADVPASSVPYFSPECGERFSGVGDFEPALDRFLASQAAYDPRRFVIDTLSMDRSARIYADEYFGLLPAPSEGRRPVPRSSRQTQAINERRRRPCPCSADRSSPASADPRNHV; encoded by the coding sequence ATGTTGAACAAGCGGTATGCGGCGCGGCGGAAGGCGGCGGCGGTAGCGGACGCCGATCGCACGGTTCTGCTGTTCTTCGAGTTGACGGAAGTCGACAAGTGGATCCGCGGAGATCGCTTGATCCGTCGCGTGATCAAGGACCGCTATCGGCGCCTGACCGGCCGGCGACGAGTGCTCGGGGTTCAGCGCGCGTTTTTGCAGTTGGTGGCCGCGCTGGAGAGGGCCGGCTATCACGTGCAGATCAACGATCGCCGCAGCGCCCTCGATCATCCCCGCCACCCGATCGGCCTCTGCGGCTGGCCTCACGTACTGCATTGCTGGGACCTGCCCAACCCGGCGATTCTAGGACCGGGGTTGTTCGACCACCCTGGTCAAGCACCGAAGCTGATGGAGGATCCTCGGTATAGCCGGTACATGGTGAACTCTCCGTGGACGTTCGACCTGTTCCGTCCGTACTATGGCGACACCCTGTTCCAATGGTTTGCCGGCGTCGATACCGAGGCGTGGCCCGACACCCGCGATCACCCGAAATCCATTGATGTCCTGATCTACGCGAAGTTCCTGTGGGATCCGCCCGCCATGCGGAGGACGATGCTGGCGCCAGTTGTGGACGCGCTGGAGAGACGCGGCATGACGTGGCAGGTGCTGCACTACGGATCGCACAACCATGAGCAGTACAGGGACCTTTTGAACCGCGCGCGCGCCCTGATCTTCCTCTGCGAACACGAAACCCAGGGCATCGCGGTGCAGGAAGCCATGTCCTGCGGCCTGCCGGTGCTGGCCTGGGATGCTGGCTGGTGGCTGGACCCGGTCCGCCTCAATTATGGTCCGGCCGACGTGCCCGCCTCGTCCGTACCCTACTTCTCGCCCGAGTGTGGCGAGCGATTTTCGGGCGTCGGCGATTTCGAGCCGGCGCTCGATCGCTTCCTCGCCAGTCAGGCGGCATACGACCCCAGGCGCTTCGTCATCGACACCCTGTCCATGGACCGCTCCGCCCGCATCTACGCCGATGAGTATTTCGGATTGCTGCCGGCTCCGAGCGAGGGGCGCCGGCCGGTCCCGAGGTCTTCGCGGCAAACCCAGGCCATTAACGAGCGCCGGAGGAGACCGTGCCCCTGCTCGGCCGATCGGTCGTCTCCGGCGAGTGCCGATCCTCGCAATCATGTGTGA
- a CDS encoding glycoside hydrolase family 16 protein, protein MPQATPPPPAAAPSSADCWTLSFHDDFDHLDLWSEAGGIWKTSYVWGNDIVINEELQYYVDPRVHGVMPFRVADSVLSIEAAPAPKALQSAIGGQEYTSGLITTEQAFAQLYGYFEVRAQIPAGQGLWPAFWMLPSVETWPEGVDVLPEIDVLEALGQDPATYHTTVHSNAGATTANQRTHSVGDLSAGFHDFGVDWSPSAITFYLDRKPLSVVPTPPDMHTPMYVLLNLAVGGWAGAPDKSTEFPAHFRIDRVRVYRRAEAAPAACEAGIVPGRLEQSETLRNETGTSMLPPAAELQALGFAVDGGVAP, encoded by the coding sequence ATGCCCCAAGCCACGCCGCCACCTCCTGCCGCTGCGCCGTCGAGCGCTGACTGCTGGACCTTGAGCTTTCACGACGATTTCGACCATCTCGACCTGTGGAGTGAGGCGGGTGGGATCTGGAAGACCAGTTACGTGTGGGGCAACGACATCGTTATCAACGAGGAGTTGCAGTATTATGTCGACCCGAGGGTCCACGGCGTCATGCCGTTCCGCGTTGCCGATAGTGTGCTGAGCATCGAGGCGGCGCCGGCGCCCAAAGCCCTGCAGTCCGCGATCGGCGGCCAAGAGTACACATCCGGCCTGATCACTACGGAACAGGCGTTCGCTCAGCTGTACGGCTACTTCGAGGTGCGCGCCCAGATCCCGGCCGGCCAGGGGCTGTGGCCGGCATTCTGGATGCTGCCGTCGGTGGAGACATGGCCGGAAGGGGTGGATGTGCTGCCGGAGATCGACGTTCTCGAGGCTCTCGGGCAGGACCCGGCGACATATCACACCACCGTGCACAGCAACGCCGGCGCAACCACCGCCAACCAGCGCACCCACAGCGTCGGCGACCTCAGCGCCGGGTTTCACGACTTCGGGGTCGATTGGTCGCCATCGGCGATCACCTTCTACCTCGACCGTAAGCCGCTGAGCGTGGTGCCGACCCCGCCGGACATGCACACGCCCATGTACGTGCTTCTCAATCTCGCCGTCGGCGGGTGGGCAGGGGCGCCGGATAAAAGCACTGAATTTCCTGCCCACTTTCGCATCGACCGGGTGCGCGTCTACCGCCGTGCAGAGGCGGCCCCCGCCGCCTGCGAAGCCGGGATCGTGCCGGGCAGGCTCGAGCAATCGGAGACGCTGAGGAACGAGACGGGCACTTCGATGCTACCGCCGGCGGCGGAGTTACAGGCTCTCGGCTTCGCCGTGGATGGGGGCGTCGCGCCATGA
- a CDS encoding O-antigen ligase family protein — MTASVAPIPDDAQRRGSARASPATWSDAVWTLPDTLPPHAAEPDTAPRAAPVIGTNIVVIAALLHAAGAVTAALDIVALGSALGTPLWLAIYAWSAATLIRHQGIQWMAWLLRYRPLLVAVTAGAAASYLWSIDPSLTLQRSVHLVGTSLLAIAVGIHLSTRALVTVLTWTFAILLLGGIVASVAAPEVGLQITDGGHAWKGLQNDKNGFGFTAASAALFFIVRVLAEDVRQRAWSLCLGLLATAALIMSDSATSIVACAVGAIVILMFGASTLVRLHGVVALCVLIVGAVFAYALVTLVDAGAVFDVLGRSLDFTGRSEIWDAAWALTERRPWLGFGYGAVWFPRPEMVDAQAALLGTTWSAAHAHNGFLQVASELGLPAAAAAVAVVLRLLIEPIRLYFRRPSPLVLFVIGLQVAFAVSNMSEARLFIDRSFHWIMAVALSIALLRSAQRLGWLSGAAQPVRPSFR, encoded by the coding sequence ATGACGGCTTCGGTGGCGCCGATACCGGACGACGCGCAAAGGCGCGGCAGCGCGCGCGCTTCGCCTGCCACGTGGTCGGATGCAGTGTGGACGCTGCCCGACACCCTGCCGCCACATGCGGCCGAGCCCGACACCGCCCCGCGTGCGGCGCCGGTCATAGGGACGAACATCGTGGTGATCGCGGCATTGCTGCACGCCGCCGGAGCCGTCACCGCCGCGCTCGACATCGTGGCACTCGGCAGCGCCCTCGGAACGCCGCTGTGGCTGGCGATCTACGCTTGGTCAGCAGCCACACTGATCCGGCACCAGGGCATCCAGTGGATGGCGTGGCTGCTGCGCTACCGGCCGTTGCTGGTGGCGGTCACGGCCGGGGCCGCGGCATCCTACCTGTGGTCGATCGATCCGTCCTTGACCCTGCAACGCTCGGTGCATCTGGTCGGCACGTCGCTGTTGGCGATTGCCGTCGGCATCCATCTGTCGACACGGGCGCTGGTGACCGTGCTGACCTGGACATTCGCCATCCTCCTGCTTGGCGGCATCGTCGCTTCCGTGGCGGCGCCCGAAGTCGGCCTGCAAATCACCGACGGCGGACATGCGTGGAAAGGATTGCAGAACGACAAGAATGGCTTCGGCTTTACCGCCGCGTCGGCCGCCCTGTTTTTTATTGTTCGGGTGCTTGCTGAGGACGTGCGCCAGCGGGCATGGAGCCTTTGTCTCGGCCTGCTCGCTACCGCAGCATTGATCATGAGCGACTCGGCGACTTCCATCGTCGCCTGCGCCGTAGGGGCGATCGTCATATTGATGTTCGGCGCCTCCACCCTGGTGCGGCTGCATGGTGTCGTCGCACTCTGTGTGCTGATCGTCGGCGCAGTGTTCGCCTATGCGCTGGTAACTTTGGTGGACGCCGGCGCGGTGTTCGACGTCCTTGGTCGATCCCTCGATTTCACCGGCCGCTCGGAGATCTGGGACGCCGCATGGGCGCTTACCGAGCGCCGCCCCTGGCTCGGTTTCGGCTATGGCGCCGTGTGGTTCCCGCGCCCGGAGATGGTGGACGCACAGGCCGCGCTGCTCGGCACCACCTGGTCGGCTGCACATGCCCACAACGGTTTCCTGCAGGTCGCTTCGGAACTGGGCCTGCCCGCCGCCGCCGCGGCCGTCGCAGTCGTGCTGCGGCTGCTGATCGAGCCGATCCGGCTCTATTTCCGTCGCCCGTCGCCGCTGGTGCTGTTCGTGATCGGTCTGCAGGTCGCTTTCGCCGTCAGTAACATGTCGGAAGCACGCCTGTTCATCGACCGCAGCTTCCACTGGATCATGGCTGTCGCGCTGTCCATCGCCCTGCTCCGGTCCGCTCAGCGGCTGGGGTGGCTCTCGGGCGCGGCGCAGCCGGTCCGACCGTCGTTTCGGTAA
- a CDS encoding polysaccharide biosynthesis tyrosine autokinase: MLDRIEVSREGRSRVISVSVEHHDPVMAARIANAVADTYVATRIEARVEAATKATVWLQDRLADLRSSVTQSETAVERYRQRSGLLEGNGSTIISQQLSDLSARLAAARARRVGLESKLERVEAAGEGGWVNMPEALAHPLISDLRAEEYGLNRRLAELGADIGPNYSQRRKLEAQLQRIRADIATEAQRVVVALRREVEVARVEEATVAEALEALTSAVGDLNINQGALRALEREATANQAVLETFLQWLKRTAGVQQLQEADAQVISYAETPLHPSFPKKKLFVALAFIGSLSAAAALALIMESLDRSFRSPRQIERLTGYRGLPVIPAIRGGWFRREDPLKYVLRYPRSSYTEALRSLHAGLAVGGGRARPHSILIASAYPCEGKTTVAACYARVLANQGFSVTLVDADLRHGRAAERFGLSSSVGLAEVLAGDAELETAMQRDPETSLRVVVAGQCRQSPQELLHNGMFAACMGQLRTMNDFVIVDSPPVLAVSDASLIARNLDATVYVTRWGVTSREEARTGLRLLQDAGANIAGVVLNATDLGKYAEFAYGRPHIYKKAMAHYYGG; this comes from the coding sequence TTGCTCGACCGGATCGAGGTCTCGCGCGAGGGCCGGTCGCGGGTCATCAGCGTGTCGGTCGAGCATCATGATCCGGTCATGGCGGCGCGCATCGCCAACGCCGTCGCCGACACTTACGTCGCGACCCGTATCGAAGCGCGGGTCGAGGCGGCCACCAAAGCGACCGTCTGGCTGCAGGATCGGCTTGCTGACCTGCGCAGTTCGGTAACGCAATCCGAGACCGCCGTTGAACGCTATCGGCAGAGATCAGGTCTCCTCGAAGGTAACGGCTCAACCATCATTTCGCAGCAGTTGAGCGATTTGAGCGCCCGGCTGGCCGCCGCTCGCGCCCGCCGCGTCGGCCTTGAATCCAAGCTGGAGCGGGTCGAAGCTGCGGGCGAAGGGGGCTGGGTGAACATGCCGGAGGCGCTCGCGCACCCGCTGATCTCCGACCTGCGGGCAGAGGAGTACGGCCTGAACCGCCGCCTGGCGGAGTTGGGCGCCGACATCGGTCCCAACTACTCGCAACGGCGCAAGCTGGAGGCGCAGCTGCAGCGAATCCGGGCCGACATCGCCACCGAGGCGCAACGGGTCGTCGTCGCACTGCGACGCGAAGTGGAAGTGGCGCGGGTCGAGGAAGCGACGGTTGCGGAGGCGCTGGAAGCCTTGACCAGTGCAGTCGGCGACCTCAACATCAACCAGGGTGCGTTGCGTGCGCTCGAGCGGGAGGCGACCGCCAACCAGGCGGTGCTCGAGACGTTTCTGCAGTGGCTCAAGAGAACCGCCGGCGTTCAGCAGCTCCAGGAGGCGGACGCGCAGGTGATCTCCTACGCCGAAACTCCACTTCACCCGTCGTTCCCGAAGAAAAAGCTGTTCGTTGCCCTGGCTTTCATCGGATCGCTGTCGGCCGCGGCCGCCCTGGCGTTGATCATGGAGAGCCTCGACCGCAGTTTCCGAAGCCCGCGGCAGATCGAACGGTTGACCGGCTATCGCGGCTTGCCGGTCATTCCCGCCATCCGGGGCGGGTGGTTCCGCCGAGAGGACCCCCTGAAGTACGTGTTGCGCTACCCCAGGTCATCCTACACGGAAGCGCTCCGCTCCCTGCACGCCGGTCTTGCCGTCGGCGGCGGGCGCGCTCGGCCGCATTCGATCCTGATTGCCTCGGCATATCCCTGCGAAGGCAAGACCACGGTGGCTGCATGTTATGCTCGGGTGCTCGCCAACCAGGGCTTCTCGGTTACCCTCGTTGACGCGGATCTGCGCCACGGCAGGGCCGCTGAACGCTTCGGCCTGAGCTCGTCCGTCGGGCTTGCAGAGGTCTTGGCCGGCGATGCGGAACTCGAGACCGCCATGCAGCGCGATCCGGAGACGTCACTCCGGGTCGTGGTCGCGGGTCAGTGCAGGCAGTCGCCCCAGGAGCTTTTGCACAACGGCATGTTTGCCGCATGCATGGGTCAGCTCAGGACCATGAACGACTTTGTGATCGTCGACTCACCGCCCGTGCTGGCAGTCAGCGACGCGAGCCTGATTGCGCGAAACCTCGATGCGACCGTCTACGTCACTCGCTGGGGAGTTACTTCGAGAGAAGAGGCCAGAACCGGACTGCGGCTTCTTCAGGACGCCGGGGCCAACATCGCCGGCGTCGTTCTCAACGCCACCGACCTCGGCAAGTATGCGGAGTTCGCCTACGGCCGCCCGCACATCTACAAGAAGGCTATGGCGCACTATTACGGAGGGTGA